A stretch of the Bacillus sp. B-jedd genome encodes the following:
- a CDS encoding immune inhibitor A domain-containing protein produces MKNLWKTSLSAVMLAGAVFASPAAAYVPNGTGLNNAGAATSASKSSLDLAIVNDEKLIESFVKRGLLSKNASELEKQKFLKNYLTIKGQSAKTKQTDPLAAKVKAGEAKKQKKFKGFNNGLLNGKGEKNGHLKGNPDPVSESPNNKPVRKDKVLVLTVEYADFEHNKIKPEETDNYYKDYPLSHYEDMIFGSDGVKGPNGENLVSMKQFYEQQSGGTYTVDGKAYGWLKVPGTAAFYGADANTGHDNVSPGGSRLLVRDTYLAAKAAGIPLQDYDLEDPHDLDGDGNLLEPDGLVDHLMIIHAGMGQEAGGGSLGDNAIWSHRSAVFYDPDGLGNGLPGFYDYTMMPEDGATGVFAHEYGHDLGLPDEYDTIYSGTGEAVAYWSIMASGSWAGKIPGAEPTGFSPFAKEYFQSYLGGNWSDDLTTIDFKDVTTKGTQFLLDQSNSPNGKNTNMVKVNLPQKGMKINEPATGSYEYWGGQKDESDTNMVTDVDLTGKTSATLTFDAWYDIEEQWDFAFVQVSTDGGTTWKSLGNEHTRSDVTSQGYPTILNSMPGFTGNSKGWQAQSFDLSDYKGQKIKLRLRYATDWASSQEGFYADNIKVVADGKTILEDGAEAASSFMLNGFTKSDGIKYGDHYYLLEWRNHAGVDKGLANIKRGNSLMSYDGGLVVWYVDPTYADNWTGIHPGKGFLGVVDAHPATDMKWNVFGKDPVQASTRYHIADAAFGLNPTSGLNLIYPTQTLNLGSQERETLFNDSNSYLNPFMPDAGRDIGNYGLKIRVNTQATDKSVGGIVIYK; encoded by the coding sequence TTGAAAAATTTATGGAAAACCAGTCTATCAGCTGTAATGCTTGCAGGAGCTGTTTTTGCAAGTCCGGCAGCCGCTTATGTTCCAAATGGGACAGGCCTGAATAATGCGGGAGCAGCAACATCGGCATCGAAAAGTTCTCTGGATTTAGCCATCGTGAACGATGAGAAATTAATAGAATCATTCGTTAAGAGAGGTCTGCTTTCCAAGAATGCTTCGGAATTAGAAAAGCAAAAATTCCTCAAAAACTATCTCACAATAAAAGGGCAGTCGGCTAAAACAAAGCAGACTGACCCGCTCGCAGCAAAAGTAAAAGCCGGCGAGGCAAAAAAACAGAAGAAGTTTAAGGGCTTTAACAATGGTTTGTTAAATGGAAAAGGAGAAAAGAACGGGCATCTCAAGGGCAATCCGGATCCTGTTTCAGAGTCTCCCAACAACAAGCCTGTGCGCAAGGACAAAGTGCTTGTGTTGACCGTTGAATATGCTGATTTTGAACATAATAAAATCAAGCCTGAGGAAACGGATAACTATTATAAGGATTATCCTCTATCACACTATGAAGATATGATTTTTGGCAGCGATGGAGTTAAAGGGCCAAACGGTGAAAATCTCGTCTCCATGAAGCAGTTTTATGAGCAGCAGTCCGGCGGTACTTATACAGTTGACGGGAAAGCCTATGGCTGGCTGAAAGTGCCGGGAACAGCGGCGTTTTACGGAGCAGATGCGAATACAGGGCACGACAATGTCAGTCCTGGCGGATCTAGATTACTAGTTAGGGATACGTATCTTGCCGCAAAAGCTGCCGGCATTCCGCTGCAGGATTATGATCTTGAAGATCCACATGACCTGGACGGGGACGGCAATCTACTTGAACCGGATGGCCTGGTCGACCACTTGATGATCATTCATGCGGGGATGGGCCAGGAAGCTGGCGGCGGCTCACTTGGCGACAATGCCATCTGGTCACACCGTTCCGCTGTATTCTATGATCCGGATGGTTTGGGCAATGGATTGCCTGGATTCTATGATTATACGATGATGCCGGAAGATGGCGCGACCGGGGTTTTCGCCCACGAATACGGCCATGACCTTGGGCTTCCGGATGAATATGACACCATTTATTCTGGAACAGGGGAAGCTGTTGCCTACTGGTCAATCATGGCTAGCGGTTCCTGGGCAGGGAAGATTCCAGGGGCTGAGCCGACTGGGTTCTCCCCTTTCGCTAAAGAATACTTTCAGTCCTATCTCGGAGGGAATTGGTCCGATGATTTGACTACAATTGATTTTAAGGATGTAACAACTAAGGGGACACAATTTCTGCTTGACCAATCCAATTCACCAAACGGCAAAAACACGAACATGGTCAAAGTAAATCTACCGCAAAAAGGGATGAAGATTAACGAGCCTGCTACAGGCAGCTATGAATATTGGGGCGGCCAGAAAGATGAAAGCGACACAAACATGGTAACTGATGTGGATTTGACAGGAAAAACATCTGCAACTCTTACATTTGATGCTTGGTATGACATTGAAGAACAATGGGATTTTGCCTTCGTCCAAGTTTCCACTGACGGCGGCACTACCTGGAAGTCTCTCGGGAATGAACATACCCGCTCAGACGTCACGTCGCAAGGATATCCAACTATCCTGAACTCCATGCCTGGCTTCACCGGCAACTCAAAAGGATGGCAGGCACAAAGCTTCGATCTTTCTGACTATAAGGGCCAAAAGATTAAGCTTCGCCTCCGTTATGCGACAGATTGGGCATCATCCCAGGAAGGATTTTATGCCGATAATATTAAAGTAGTGGCTGATGGCAAAACAATTCTTGAGGACGGTGCTGAGGCAGCTTCTTCCTTTATGTTAAACGGCTTTACAAAATCCGATGGCATTAAATATGGCGATCACTATTACCTGCTCGAATGGCGGAACCACGCCGGCGTTGACAAAGGGCTTGCCAATATCAAGCGCGGTAACTCACTGATGAGCTATGATGGCGGCCTCGTCGTCTGGTACGTGGATCCAACCTACGCAGACAACTGGACTGGAATCCATCCAGGTAAAGGCTTCCTTGGAGTCGTCGACGCCCACCCGGCTACAGACATGAAATGGAATGTATTCGGAAAAGATCCGGTCCAGGCATCAACCCGCTACCACATCGCGGACGCAGCCTTTGGCCTGAATCCAACGTCAGGGCTGAACCTAATCTATCCGACACAAACA
- the cyoE gene encoding heme o synthase, with product MRNKKLDLAVFLADVKSLFKGAVLVANVLPVFTGFWLALFFSGYAFADYLGLFWLTMAGSILLMGGALVINNWYDVDIDTVMERTKNRPTVTGHFSLRSVLVTGIVLSIIGQGLLLFTTFEAAIYGFIGWFTYVVPYTMWSKRRYTLNTVIGSISGAVSPMIGWTAIDSGFQLVPLIFFLILFLWQMPHTFAIAIRKHDEYKAASVAMLPVVYGMPATKRQMFIYILCLLPLPLYLLSLGTVFVVLAMIINIGFLAVSIQGFFAKDNQKWARMMFLYSVNYITLIFLLPIIVTLPAFQ from the coding sequence ATGAGGAATAAGAAACTTGATTTGGCGGTATTTTTGGCGGATGTAAAGTCGCTGTTTAAGGGTGCTGTGCTGGTGGCGAATGTGCTGCCGGTGTTTACAGGGTTTTGGCTGGCGCTTTTTTTTAGCGGCTATGCGTTCGCTGATTATCTTGGGCTGTTTTGGCTGACGATGGCCGGGAGCATCCTCCTGATGGGCGGGGCGCTCGTGATTAACAATTGGTATGATGTTGATATCGATACAGTCATGGAGAGGACGAAGAACCGTCCGACGGTGACGGGGCATTTTTCGTTACGATCCGTGTTGGTTACCGGCATCGTTTTGTCGATCATCGGCCAAGGGCTTTTGCTTTTTACGACTTTTGAAGCGGCGATATACGGCTTCATTGGCTGGTTTACATACGTTGTTCCTTATACAATGTGGTCGAAGCGGCGCTACACGCTGAATACGGTTATCGGCAGCATCTCCGGTGCAGTATCGCCAATGATAGGCTGGACCGCCATCGATTCCGGTTTCCAGCTGGTGCCGCTTATCTTTTTCCTGATTCTCTTCCTTTGGCAGATGCCGCACACCTTCGCCATCGCCATCCGGAAACATGATGAATACAAGGCGGCCAGTGTAGCCATGTTGCCGGTTGTGTACGGAATGCCCGCTACGAAACGGCAAATGTTCATTTATATTCTATGCTTGCTTCCGCTTCCTTTATATTTACTATCATTGGGAACGGTTTTCGTTGTGCTGGCAATGATTATCAATATCGGCTTCCTCGCGGTGTCGATTCAGGGATTTTTTGCAAAAGATAACCAAAAATGGGCGCGGATGATGTTTCTTTATTCCGTTAATTATATTACGCTTATTTTTCTGCTGCCAATCATTGTCACGCTGCCGGCGTTTCAATAA
- a CDS encoding cytochrome c oxidase subunit II — protein MHMHRSEKIWLALSFGMIMGFMIFTGYQTFALEMGPPSAKETIDPQRVDEIAPFNNPGVKQVGDNEYEVVMTLQIFSFTPNEIEIPAGAKVTFILTSKDVVHGFEVAETNINAMVVPGHIQRITQTFDKPGDYLVLCNEYCGAGHQMMATTIKVK, from the coding sequence ATGCACATGCATCGTTCAGAGAAGATATGGCTGGCATTGAGTTTCGGAATGATTATGGGTTTTATGATTTTTACAGGTTACCAGACGTTCGCACTGGAAATGGGGCCGCCGAGCGCAAAAGAAACAATCGATCCGCAGCGGGTGGATGAAATTGCTCCTTTTAATAATCCTGGCGTGAAGCAGGTCGGTGACAATGAGTATGAAGTCGTGATGACACTTCAGATTTTCAGCTTCACTCCAAACGAAATCGAAATTCCTGCCGGAGCGAAGGTGACGTTCATTTTGACATCAAAGGATGTTGTCCATGGGTTTGAAGTCGCGGAAACGAATATTAACGCGATGGTTGTTCCGGGGCATATCCAAAGGATTACCCAGACTTTCGATAAACCGGGCGACTATCTCGTTCTTTGTAATGAATATTGCGGCGCGGGCCACCAGATGATGGCTACGACGATTAAGGTTAAGTAA
- a CDS encoding cbb3-type cytochrome c oxidase subunit I, with the protein MATVLADAYKEKFSKALGINPKDAALSKTYIFVAFMALLVGGFLGLLQGLNRAGILELPTWFNYYQVLTAHGILLILVLTAFFTIGYFYAAMSHNLGGLLPKVRKMAWIGFGLKIFGFVMAVIPILLNQASVMFTFYPPMAASPWFYIGLVFIVLGVWMCAFGCFYQVATWRKQNKGQHVPILTYFGVGVFVLLFFSSIPVAIEVFMIIPWAFGWVATINVMLSRTLFWAFGHTLVNIWYLTAVSAWYVVIPKLMGGRRWSDTLTRVVIIALVVMNITGGFHHQIVDPGISESVKFMHVFMSLAIGFPSLMTAYALFAVFEKTSRRNGGKGILGWYKKMPWGDVRFLAPFIAMVAFIPAGAGGIVQSTNQLNQVVHNTMWVVGHFHLTLGMTVAMTFFGISYWLVPYLSGRVLTPMMNKLGLIQTAVWTIGMGLMAFSMHYLGLMGSPRRTSFSTYGDHATALGWNPYLALLAIGGTLLIIGVLLQVYAVINMMFFAPKGETEFPIAEEEENASKTPYWTERWGVWIVLMLVVVGMAYVIPLTEFIFNAPPGSPPFKTW; encoded by the coding sequence ATGGCTACTGTATTGGCAGATGCGTATAAGGAAAAATTCTCGAAGGCGCTGGGCATTAATCCAAAGGATGCGGCTTTATCGAAAACATATATCTTTGTTGCTTTTATGGCATTGCTTGTCGGAGGGTTTTTAGGATTGCTGCAGGGGCTGAACCGCGCGGGCATTCTAGAACTGCCGACATGGTTCAACTACTATCAGGTTCTCACAGCACACGGTATTTTATTGATACTTGTCCTCACAGCATTTTTCACAATCGGCTACTTTTACGCCGCGATGTCCCATAACCTTGGCGGATTGCTGCCAAAGGTAAGAAAAATGGCGTGGATCGGTTTCGGATTGAAAATATTCGGTTTTGTCATGGCGGTTATCCCAATTCTTCTGAATCAGGCTTCGGTCATGTTCACCTTTTATCCGCCAATGGCTGCATCACCTTGGTTTTATATCGGTCTCGTCTTCATTGTCCTCGGCGTCTGGATGTGCGCATTCGGCTGCTTCTACCAGGTAGCAACGTGGAGGAAGCAAAATAAAGGCCAACACGTACCAATTTTGACTTACTTCGGAGTTGGCGTTTTCGTTCTCTTGTTCTTCAGCTCGATTCCGGTTGCAATCGAAGTATTCATGATCATCCCATGGGCGTTCGGATGGGTTGCAACGATTAACGTCATGCTGTCCCGCACGCTGTTCTGGGCATTCGGCCATACACTCGTTAACATCTGGTACCTGACTGCCGTTTCTGCCTGGTATGTCGTCATTCCAAAATTGATGGGCGGCAGGCGCTGGAGCGATACGCTTACACGGGTTGTCATCATTGCCCTTGTCGTCATGAATATTACTGGTGGTTTCCACCACCAAATCGTTGACCCTGGCATCTCTGAATCTGTTAAATTCATGCACGTGTTCATGAGCCTTGCGATCGGATTCCCTTCCCTCATGACAGCTTACGCATTGTTCGCGGTTTTTGAAAAGACATCCAGAAGGAATGGTGGCAAAGGCATTCTTGGCTGGTACAAAAAAATGCCTTGGGGCGACGTCCGCTTCCTCGCTCCGTTCATTGCAATGGTCGCGTTCATTCCGGCCGGCGCAGGCGGGATTGTCCAGAGCACAAACCAATTGAATCAGGTTGTCCATAACACGATGTGGGTTGTCGGTCACTTCCACCTGACGCTCGGCATGACCGTAGCGATGACATTCTTCGGCATCAGTTACTGGCTTGTTCCATATCTGAGCGGCCGAGTGCTGACACCAATGATGAATAAACTAGGCTTGATCCAGACAGCTGTTTGGACGATTGGCATGGGACTAATGGCTTTCTCTATGCACTACCTTGGATTGATGGGCTCACCAAGGCGGACGTCGTTCAGCACTTACGGCGACCATGCGACAGCACTTGGCTGGAATCCTTATCTTGCACTGCTTGCAATCGGTGGCACGCTCCTGATTATCGGCGTCCTGCTCCAGGTTTACGCGGTTATCAATATGATGTTCTTCGCGCCAAAAGGGGAGACTGAGTTCCCAATTGCTGAAGAGGAAGAAAATGCATCGAAAACACCTTACTGGACTGAGCGCTGGGGCGTCTGGATTGTCCTTATGCTCGTCGTCGTCGGCATGGCCTATGTCATACCGCTCACTGAATTTATCTTTAACGCACCTCCAGGATCCCCGCCATTCAAGACGTGGTAG